One Candidatus Methylomirabilota bacterium genomic region harbors:
- a CDS encoding GatB/YqeY domain-containing protein, with protein MALEQTLNETLTRAIRARDTKTANVVRMLKTRIQERRTAKGASGEVDDALVLDVIGAYRKQLQKALAEFEKAGERGAAQAADLRFEIAFCEGHLPKTMDDEAVRALVRERIAALGVGDPRQAGRLVGDIMKTHKGQVEAGDVKRIADELLKG; from the coding sequence ATGGCACTCGAGCAGACGCTCAACGAGACGCTCACCCGGGCCATCCGGGCCAGGGACACGAAGACCGCCAACGTGGTGCGGATGCTCAAGACCAGGATCCAGGAGCGCCGCACCGCCAAGGGGGCGTCGGGCGAGGTGGACGACGCCCTCGTGCTGGACGTCATCGGGGCCTATCGCAAGCAGCTGCAGAAGGCGCTGGCCGAGTTCGAGAAGGCGGGCGAGCGGGGGGCGGCCCAGGCCGCCGACCTGCGCTTCGAGATCGCGTTCTGCGAGGGCCATCTGCCGAAGACGATGGACGACGAGGCGGTCCGGGCGCTCGTGCGGGAGCGCATCGCGGCCCTCGGCGTGGGCGATCCCAGGCAGGCGGGGCGGCTGGTCGGCGACATCATGAAGACCCACAAGGGCCAGGTGGAGGCCGGCGACGTCAAGCGCATCGCCGACGAGCTGCTGAAAGGTTAG
- a CDS encoding HAD-IA family hydrolase, producing the protein MSASRPYDVITFDCYGTLIDWDAGIRGAFERAIAETGDAVSARRALEVYEEVEAEVEAERYRRYREVLVETARRVATRLGWALPESKAGFLPESLPFWIPFPDTNAALERLFKAGYRLGILSNVDDDLLEGTRRHFTVPFDPIVTAQQVGSYKPAPGHFVTARQRLGGARWLHAAQSHFHDVTPARHHGVPTAWINRKRLARGEPRPDRELSTLTELADWLA; encoded by the coding sequence ATGAGCGCGTCGCGTCCGTACGACGTCATCACCTTCGACTGCTACGGCACCCTGATCGATTGGGACGCGGGCATCCGGGGAGCCTTCGAGCGCGCGATCGCGGAGACCGGCGACGCGGTCTCTGCCCGCCGCGCGCTCGAGGTCTACGAGGAGGTCGAGGCGGAGGTGGAGGCCGAGCGATACCGGCGATACCGCGAGGTGCTGGTCGAGACCGCGCGGCGGGTGGCGACCCGGCTCGGCTGGGCGCTGCCCGAGTCGAAGGCCGGCTTCCTGCCCGAGAGCCTGCCGTTCTGGATCCCGTTCCCCGACACGAACGCCGCGCTCGAGCGGCTGTTCAAGGCCGGCTATCGGCTCGGGATCCTCTCGAACGTCGACGACGATCTGCTCGAGGGCACCCGCCGACATTTCACGGTGCCGTTCGATCCGATCGTGACCGCGCAGCAGGTCGGCTCGTACAAGCCGGCCCCCGGGCACTTCGTGACCGCGCGGCAGCGCCTGGGCGGCGCGCGCTGGCTCCACGCGGCGCAGAGCCACTTCCACGACGTGACGCCGGCGCGACATCACGGGGTGCCGACGGCGTGGATCAACCGCAAGCGGCTGGCGCGCGGAGAGCCGCGGCCGGATCGCGAGCTGTCCACGCTCACCGAGCTGGCCGACTGGCTGGCCTAG
- a CDS encoding amidase has translation MNATDLAYTPATELIPRIRSKALSPVELTRAVLERIEQVNPTINAFCTVTADAALASARAAEDAVMAGGRLGPLHGIPVSIKDLALVQGVPAKFGSHVFAQRVGEVDAPFVRRLREAGAILVGKTTTPEFGWKALGDSPLTGITRNPWNLGMTSGGSSAGAGAAAAAGLGPLHQGSDGAGSIRVPAAFCGIYGLKPTFGRVPMWPVSNTDSVSHVGPMTRTVADAALMLGVMAGPDDWDRQSLDAPPADYAGRLGDGVRGLRVGVSLDLGCLRVDPEIGDVARRAALAFQELGCVVEDAKVSLPDTREMIHLMWNAHYAGNYASFLDRFRSRMDPGLVAALEDGRRYSAEEYVVMRGRKHGYCDAVRALFDTYDLLLTPTVSVAAFEVGRLNPAHYPQHAWDWFPWAGFSYPFNFTGQPAATVPAGFTSTGMPVGLQIVGPRLADLRVLQASAAFEGARPWAQQRPALG, from the coding sequence ATGAACGCGACCGATCTCGCCTACACGCCCGCGACCGAGTTGATCCCGCGCATCCGCTCGAAGGCGCTCTCGCCGGTGGAGCTGACCCGCGCGGTGCTGGAGCGCATCGAGCAGGTCAACCCCACGATCAACGCGTTCTGCACGGTGACCGCGGACGCCGCGCTGGCGTCGGCCCGCGCGGCCGAGGACGCGGTGATGGCCGGCGGCCGCCTCGGTCCGCTCCACGGGATCCCGGTGTCGATCAAGGATCTGGCGCTGGTGCAGGGCGTGCCCGCGAAGTTCGGCTCGCACGTGTTCGCGCAGCGGGTGGGCGAGGTGGATGCCCCCTTCGTGCGGCGGCTGCGGGAGGCGGGCGCGATCCTCGTGGGCAAGACCACCACCCCCGAGTTCGGCTGGAAGGCGCTCGGCGACAGCCCGCTCACCGGCATCACGCGCAATCCGTGGAATCTCGGGATGACCTCGGGCGGATCGAGCGCGGGCGCGGGCGCCGCGGCGGCGGCCGGGTTGGGCCCGCTCCATCAGGGCTCGGACGGCGCGGGCTCCATCCGCGTGCCCGCGGCGTTCTGCGGCATCTACGGGCTCAAGCCCACGTTCGGCCGCGTGCCCATGTGGCCGGTCTCCAACACCGACTCGGTCTCCCACGTGGGGCCCATGACCCGCACGGTGGCCGACGCCGCGCTCATGCTGGGCGTGATGGCGGGGCCGGACGACTGGGATCGCCAGTCCCTCGACGCGCCGCCGGCCGACTACGCGGGCCGGCTCGGAGACGGTGTGCGCGGCCTGCGGGTGGGCGTTAGCCTCGACCTCGGGTGCCTGCGCGTGGACCCCGAGATCGGAGACGTGGCCAGGCGCGCCGCGCTGGCCTTCCAGGAGCTGGGCTGCGTGGTGGAGGACGCCAAGGTCAGCCTGCCCGACACCCGCGAGATGATCCACCTCATGTGGAACGCGCACTACGCGGGCAACTACGCCTCGTTCCTCGATCGGTTCCGCTCGCGCATGGACCCCGGGCTCGTGGCGGCGCTCGAGGACGGCCGTCGCTACAGCGCCGAGGAGTACGTCGTGATGCGCGGGCGCAAGCACGGCTACTGCGACGCGGTCCGCGCGCTCTTCGACACCTACGACCTGCTGCTGACCCCGACGGTGTCGGTGGCCGCCTTCGAGGTCGGCCGGCTCAATCCGGCGCACTACCCGCAGCATGCGTGGGACTGGTTCCCGTGGGCGGGCTTCAGCTACCCGTTCAACTTCACCGGCCAGCCCGCCGCCACCGTGCCCGCCGGGTTCACGTCCACCGGCATGCCGGTGGGCCTGCAGATCGTCGGGCCGCGACTGGCCGACCTGCGCGTGCTGCAGGCCTCGGCCGCCTTCGAGGGGGCGCGGCCGTGGGCGCAGCAGCGGCCGGCGCTCGGCTGA
- a CDS encoding phosphotransferase, which translates to MPSTTPSSSRTCPPSCGRGSCPRRPTCPPRATEKIPTAALAPALLDYLRSALPAATLDYAEPPTAISGGYDTRIFGFRLRGAPAAWSGPLVLRVLSPAQDPERALRERAIQNALAGLGYPVPRVLAARADREPLGAGFLVMERAAGRPLLEARPWGVSAALADMHLRLHALDAEILLRALDDEGRAAGGGFDRRAVALGTHLAALERRIGEGALPGLSSGLRWLLDHRPAGGASVICHGDFHPQNLLAVGGRVGAVLDWPNVLVADAECDVAATLVILRLTPIELFPVPSALRPLLAGLRSVMTARYLARYRRTRPLDAARLAYYEAAGCMRGLVRAAEARRAGSDNALDTSSFAERLAARFTRVTGVAVTLPPARG; encoded by the coding sequence TTGCCTTCGACTACGCCTTCGTCCTCACGCACCTGTCCGCCTTCCTGCGGCCGGGGCTCCTGCCCGCGCCGCCCGACCTGTCCGCCGCGGGCGACTGAGAAGATCCCCACCGCGGCGCTCGCTCCCGCCCTTCTCGACTACCTCCGCTCGGCCCTGCCCGCGGCGACCCTCGACTACGCGGAGCCGCCGACCGCGATCAGCGGCGGCTACGACACTCGGATCTTCGGCTTCCGTCTGCGCGGCGCGCCCGCGGCATGGTCCGGCCCGCTCGTCCTGCGCGTGTTGAGCCCGGCGCAGGATCCGGAGCGGGCGCTGAGGGAGCGCGCCATCCAGAACGCCCTGGCCGGGCTCGGCTACCCGGTGCCCCGCGTGCTGGCCGCCCGCGCCGACCGCGAGCCGCTCGGCGCCGGCTTCCTCGTGATGGAGCGCGCGGCCGGGCGCCCGCTCCTCGAGGCCCGGCCGTGGGGCGTCAGCGCCGCGCTGGCCGACATGCACCTGCGTCTGCACGCGCTCGACGCCGAGATATTGCTCCGCGCCCTCGACGACGAGGGCCGCGCGGCCGGCGGCGGCTTCGACCGGCGCGCGGTCGCTTTGGGTACCCACCTGGCCGCGCTCGAGCGCCGCATCGGCGAGGGCGCGCTCCCCGGCCTGTCGTCGGGCCTGCGATGGCTGCTCGACCACCGGCCGGCCGGCGGGGCATCCGTCATCTGCCACGGCGACTTCCACCCGCAGAACCTCCTCGCCGTCGGCGGCCGCGTCGGCGCGGTGCTGGACTGGCCGAACGTGCTGGTCGCCGATGCCGAATGCGACGTGGCGGCCACGCTGGTCATCCTGCGCCTCACGCCGATCGAGCTGTTCCCGGTGCCGTCCGCGCTGCGTCCGCTCCTGGCCGGGCTGCGCTCGGTCATGACCGCACGGTATCTCGCGCGCTACCGTCGCACGCGGCCGCTCGACGCGGCGCGCCTCGCCTACTACGAGGCGGCCGGCTGCATGCGCGGGCTCGTGCGGGCGGCGGAAGCCCGGCGGGCCGGCTCCGACAACGCGCTCGACACGTCGTCCTTCGCGGAGCGGCTGGCCGCGCGGTTCACGCGGGTGACCGGCGTGGCGGTCACGCTGCCGCCGGCCCGCGGATGA
- a CDS encoding S9 family peptidase yields the protein MWPSPPVAKRVPKVDTVHGDVREDDYFWMREKDDPEVTAYLTAENAYTDAVMKPTEAFQETLYAEMLARIKEDDQTVPYRRRGFFYYSRTEKGKQYPILCRKAGSLEAPEQVMLDLNRLAEGHPFLALGAAAVSDDGRRLAYTTDVTGFREFTLHVKDLETGALLSDRVEKVSALAWAADNQTLFYVTEDEAKRPYQLHRHRLGVAVADLLLEETDALFRLHVGRSRSLAYLFVISGSFTSTEVRFCPADDPAAAWRTILPRERDHEYQVDHGRGPDGDVFYIRTNGGGRRNFRLVVTPVDDTHPGRWRELIAHRDDVMLEEVEVFADHYVVQEREDGLIRLRITEARAGGHHHVEFPEPTYELDADANAEFETGAYRLRYQSLITPASVFDYEIAERRLLLLKQAPVLGGYDPGQYRSERIHAVAADGTRVPISLVRRAEISSDGSSPMLLAGYGAYGFPYPAGFSSNRLSLLDRGVTVAIAHIRGGGEMGKRWHDDGRMMHKRNTFTDFVAAADFLAQSRYTAADRLIIEGGSAGGLLIGAVLNLRPDCASAAILRVPFVDVINTMLDESLPLTVGEFEEWGNPKIREQYDYMRTYCPYTNLAARPYPALLVKTSLNDSQVMYWEPAKYVARLRAIGSAAVPPLFKVNMEAGHGGSSGRYDYLREIAFDYAFVLTHLSAFLRPGLLPAPPDLSAAGD from the coding sequence ATGTGGCCCAGCCCTCCGGTCGCCAAGCGGGTGCCGAAGGTCGACACCGTCCACGGCGACGTGCGGGAGGACGACTACTTCTGGATGCGCGAGAAGGACGACCCCGAGGTGACCGCGTACCTCACCGCGGAAAATGCCTACACCGACGCGGTGATGAAGCCGACCGAGGCCTTCCAGGAGACCCTCTACGCGGAGATGCTGGCGCGCATCAAGGAGGACGACCAGACCGTCCCCTACCGGCGCCGCGGGTTCTTCTACTATTCGCGTACCGAGAAGGGCAAGCAGTATCCGATCCTGTGTCGCAAGGCCGGGAGCCTGGAGGCGCCGGAGCAGGTGATGCTCGACCTCAACCGGCTCGCCGAGGGCCACCCGTTCCTGGCGCTGGGCGCGGCCGCGGTGAGCGACGACGGCCGGCGGCTCGCCTACACCACCGACGTGACCGGCTTCCGCGAGTTCACGCTCCACGTGAAGGACCTCGAGACCGGCGCGCTGCTGTCCGACCGGGTCGAGAAGGTGAGCGCGCTGGCGTGGGCCGCGGACAACCAGACGCTCTTCTACGTGACCGAGGACGAGGCCAAGCGGCCGTACCAGCTGCACCGCCACCGGCTCGGGGTCGCGGTGGCCGATCTCCTCCTGGAGGAGACGGATGCGCTCTTCCGGCTGCACGTGGGCCGGTCGCGGAGCCTCGCCTACCTGTTCGTGATCTCCGGCAGCTTCACCAGCACCGAGGTGCGCTTCTGCCCGGCCGACGATCCCGCGGCGGCGTGGCGCACGATCCTGCCGCGCGAGCGGGACCACGAGTACCAGGTGGACCACGGCCGCGGGCCGGACGGCGACGTCTTCTACATCCGCACCAACGGCGGCGGCCGCCGGAACTTCCGCCTGGTGGTCACCCCGGTGGACGATACGCACCCCGGGCGCTGGCGCGAGCTGATCGCCCATCGCGACGACGTGATGCTGGAGGAGGTGGAAGTCTTCGCCGATCACTACGTCGTCCAGGAGCGCGAGGACGGGCTCATCCGGCTGCGCATCACCGAGGCCCGCGCGGGCGGCCATCATCACGTGGAGTTCCCCGAGCCCACCTACGAGCTCGACGCCGACGCCAACGCCGAGTTCGAGACCGGAGCCTACCGCCTGCGCTACCAGTCGCTGATCACGCCGGCCTCGGTGTTCGACTACGAGATCGCGGAACGCCGGCTGCTGCTCCTCAAGCAGGCCCCGGTGCTCGGCGGCTACGACCCGGGGCAATACCGCTCGGAGCGCATCCACGCGGTCGCCGCCGACGGCACGCGCGTTCCGATCTCGCTGGTGCGCCGCGCCGAGATCTCCTCCGACGGATCGAGCCCGATGCTGCTGGCCGGCTACGGGGCGTACGGCTTCCCGTATCCGGCCGGCTTCTCCTCGAACCGGCTGAGCCTGCTCGACCGCGGGGTGACGGTGGCGATCGCCCACATCCGCGGCGGCGGGGAGATGGGCAAGCGGTGGCACGACGACGGCCGCATGATGCACAAGCGCAACACGTTCACCGATTTCGTGGCCGCGGCCGACTTCCTCGCGCAGAGCCGCTACACCGCCGCCGACCGGCTGATCATCGAGGGCGGCAGCGCGGGCGGCCTCCTGATCGGGGCGGTGCTCAATCTGCGTCCCGACTGCGCGAGCGCGGCGATCCTCCGGGTCCCCTTCGTGGACGTCATCAACACCATGCTGGACGAGTCACTGCCGCTGACGGTGGGCGAGTTCGAGGAGTGGGGCAATCCCAAGATCCGCGAGCAGTACGACTACATGAGGACGTACTGCCCGTACACGAACCTGGCCGCGCGCCCGTATCCCGCGCTGCTCGTGAAGACCTCGCTCAACGACAGCCAGGTGATGTACTGGGAGCCGGCCAAGTACGTGGCCCGTCTGCGCGCGATCGGGAGCGCGGCGGTGCCGCCCCTCTTCAAGGTCAACATGGAGGCCGGACACGGCGGGTCCTCGGGCCGCTACGACTATCTCCGCGAGATTGCCTTCGACTACGCCTTCGTCCTCACGCACCTGTCCGCCTTCCTGCGGCCGGGGCTCCTGCCCGCGCCGCCCGACCTGTCCGCCGCGGGCGACTGA
- a CDS encoding DNA-formamidopyrimidine glycosylase family protein, translating into MPELPDVTVYLEALHGRILGARLLGLRLANPFVLRSVDPAPAEVASRTVTRLRRLGKRLVIVLEGDHFVVIHLMIAGRLHWKESGARVPGKIGLAAFDFSTGTLTLTEAGSKRRAAIHLVRGEAALAEHDPGGIEPLDADVAAFGAALTAESHTLKRALTDPRILSGVGNAYSDEILHRARLSPVRMTRALTEEEIARLLDATKATLRHWIDRLRQDAGGEFPEGVTAFRPDMAVHGRYGKPCPDCGAPVQRIVHAENETNYCARCQTGGRLLADRALSRLLRQDWPRTLEEMEERRRR; encoded by the coding sequence ATGCCCGAGCTTCCCGACGTCACCGTCTATCTGGAGGCCCTCCACGGGCGCATCCTCGGCGCGCGGCTCCTCGGCCTGCGGCTCGCCAATCCCTTCGTGTTGCGCTCGGTGGATCCTGCACCCGCCGAGGTCGCCAGCCGCACCGTCACGCGCCTGCGGCGCCTCGGCAAGCGCCTCGTGATCGTGCTCGAAGGCGATCACTTCGTGGTGATCCACCTGATGATCGCGGGCCGGCTCCACTGGAAGGAATCGGGCGCGCGGGTGCCCGGCAAGATCGGCCTGGCCGCGTTCGACTTCTCGACCGGCACCCTGACCCTCACCGAGGCGGGATCGAAGCGCCGCGCCGCCATCCACCTGGTGCGGGGCGAGGCCGCGCTGGCCGAGCACGATCCGGGCGGGATCGAGCCGCTCGACGCCGACGTGGCGGCCTTCGGCGCGGCGCTCACCGCCGAGTCCCACACCCTCAAGCGCGCGCTGACCGATCCGCGCATCCTGAGCGGGGTGGGCAACGCCTACTCCGACGAGATCCTGCACCGCGCGCGCCTCTCCCCGGTGCGGATGACGCGTGCGTTGACCGAGGAGGAGATCGCCCGGCTCCTGGACGCGACGAAGGCCACGCTCCGCCACTGGATCGATCGGCTGCGGCAGGATGCGGGCGGCGAGTTCCCGGAGGGCGTCACCGCCTTCCGCCCCGACATGGCGGTGCACGGCCGCTACGGCAAGCCCTGCCCCGACTGCGGCGCGCCGGTGCAGCGCATCGTGCACGCGGAGAACGAGACCAACTACTGCGCGCGCTGCCAGACCGGCGGCCGCCTCCTGGCCGACCGTGCCCTTTCGCGGCTCCTGCGTCAGGACTGGCCGCGCACGCTCGAGGAGATGGAGGAGCGACGGCGCCGTTGA